In one Moritella sp. 5 genomic region, the following are encoded:
- a CDS encoding non-ribosomal peptide synthetase, with translation MFFNDLRRFKNNIALIDAKSGEQVTYCELDDQVDILAKKLGCHKELVFIESRNTIKSVICYLACLRSNKVIYLADDFESEKSAQLINYYQPNLLIDASGHTHHHSHLVYLLHTDLTLLLSTSGTTGTPKFVKLSSKNLQSNAESIVEYLHLNEEDIALAHLKLHYSYGLSILHTHLQVGACTVFSQQGVLDTEFWDDLVTYSATSFAGVPYTFEVLLKTNFDFSCYPSLRYVTQAGGKLEDFLVKEYALQAQVNSIEFFVMYGQTEASPRISYLPPDLTVDFPGSIGRSIPQGELFIVDDEGQKINVLDTPGELVYRGENVMMGYARSIDDLAVDATPSMLFTGDIACRTQHGLFYLIGRTKRFVKLFGLRINLDDVQSFVKKLYPNSAVTGNDETIIIALENAQSGQGKVLKGTESKALLTRLSDAYALPRDKFMISTFQSLPLLENGKYDLRTIEQQVYKKHSIGFLQRLLNTIATILELDTKEWDSISCLFMAALGLKELALSDSFNDLNADSLSFVYLSVELEHCLGNELPDNWQTCSIEELELIYTAVRFDD, from the coding sequence ATGTTTTTTAATGATTTACGACGATTCAAAAATAACATTGCGTTGATTGATGCTAAAAGTGGTGAACAAGTCACTTATTGTGAGCTTGATGATCAAGTTGATATTTTAGCGAAGAAACTTGGTTGCCATAAAGAATTGGTGTTTATAGAATCAAGAAATACGATTAAATCGGTGATTTGTTATTTAGCGTGTTTAAGGAGTAATAAAGTTATCTATCTCGCAGATGATTTTGAAAGTGAAAAGTCTGCGCAACTCATCAATTATTACCAACCGAACCTACTTATAGATGCGTCTGGGCATACTCACCATCATTCACACCTTGTTTATCTTTTACATACTGATTTAACCTTGTTGTTATCTACTTCGGGTACAACTGGTACGCCTAAGTTTGTTAAGTTAAGTTCGAAAAATTTGCAGTCAAATGCCGAATCTATTGTCGAATATCTTCATTTAAATGAAGAGGATATTGCGTTAGCGCACTTAAAGCTACATTACTCTTATGGTTTATCCATTCTACATACGCATCTACAAGTTGGCGCATGTACTGTGTTTAGTCAGCAAGGTGTATTGGATACGGAGTTTTGGGATGATTTAGTCACTTATTCTGCGACCAGTTTTGCGGGGGTGCCCTATACATTTGAAGTTTTATTAAAAACCAATTTTGATTTTAGTTGTTATCCAAGTTTACGTTATGTTACTCAGGCTGGTGGTAAGTTAGAGGATTTTTTAGTTAAGGAATATGCTTTGCAAGCGCAGGTAAATAGTATTGAATTTTTTGTCATGTATGGGCAAACAGAAGCATCACCAAGAATATCGTATCTTCCACCTGACTTAACGGTGGACTTCCCTGGCTCTATTGGCCGTTCTATTCCGCAGGGTGAATTATTTATTGTTGATGATGAGGGGCAAAAGATCAATGTGCTAGATACACCAGGGGAGCTGGTTTATCGAGGTGAAAATGTGATGATGGGTTATGCTAGGTCGATTGATGATTTAGCTGTCGATGCAACCCCCTCTATGTTGTTTACGGGAGATATTGCTTGCCGAACACAGCATGGTCTTTTTTATCTTATTGGTCGGACTAAGCGTTTTGTTAAGTTGTTTGGGCTACGGATTAACCTTGATGATGTCCAAAGCTTTGTTAAAAAGCTGTATCCGAACAGTGCGGTGACCGGGAATGATGAAACAATTATTATTGCGTTAGAAAACGCTCAAAGTGGGCAGGGTAAAGTGTTAAAGGGTACTGAGAGTAAAGCGCTGCTCACTCGCTTAAGTGACGCTTATGCGTTACCACGTGATAAATTTATGATCTCCACGTTTCAATCGCTTCCACTACTCGAAAATGGTAAATATGATTTACGTACTATCGAGCAGCAAGTTTATAAGAAACACAGCATCGGTTTTTTACAACGCTTGCTTAATACCATCGCGACCATTCTAGAATTGGATACAAAAGAATGGGACAGTATCTCTTGTCTATTTATGGCGGCTTTAGGATTAAAAGAATTAGCGTTAAGTGATAGTTTTAATGATTTAAATGCAGACTCTCTGTCATTTGTTTATTTATCTGTAGAGCTAGAGCATTGTTTGGGTAACGAATTACCTGATAACTGGCAAACGTGTAGTATCGAAGAACTTGAATTAATTTATACTGCGGTACGGTTTGATGATTGA
- a CDS encoding acyltransferase, whose amino-acid sequence MQFINNYRGIAILLIMLIHAIGTIDNDDSAILFGIGLLLENSTVLFVVVAGYLFSALSANFDYLEFLKHKFKVIIVPYFFVSLPAILIYMTGLKSTHFWIDMDWFRSLNLAYQYLYLMASGSHLVTLWFIPMIIPFYLLSPVIIYIKNKCLLEAFFIVSLVPALWFGRPYFSENNLIWSVYFLPAYLLGMVLWLRPRIYEVLVEYSSYILVGYIVVYLSNSWFSAFSSSVDLLWKMSLSVILIACCKRHLSKRNRWLNMFAHLSFYLFFVHGYFIGVIRILYKHFNTEVSGIIAASASFSITILLSLLSFVIIKLILKEKSKMFVGL is encoded by the coding sequence ATGCAATTTATCAATAACTACAGAGGGATTGCTATTCTACTCATTATGTTGATTCATGCTATTGGCACGATCGACAATGATGATTCTGCGATATTGTTCGGCATTGGTTTGTTACTCGAAAACTCGACAGTATTATTTGTCGTTGTTGCGGGCTATTTATTTTCGGCTTTATCAGCCAACTTTGATTACCTTGAATTTCTAAAACATAAATTTAAGGTGATCATTGTCCCTTACTTTTTCGTCTCACTTCCCGCTATCTTAATTTATATGACTGGTCTTAAAAGTACCCATTTTTGGATTGATATGGATTGGTTTCGTAGCTTAAATCTAGCCTACCAATATTTGTACTTAATGGCTTCGGGTTCGCACCTTGTCACGTTATGGTTTATTCCGATGATTATTCCATTTTATCTTCTGAGTCCGGTTATTATTTATATCAAAAATAAGTGTTTGTTAGAGGCGTTTTTTATCGTGTCATTAGTGCCTGCTTTATGGTTTGGTCGACCGTATTTTAGTGAGAATAATTTGATATGGAGCGTGTATTTTTTGCCTGCTTATTTACTGGGCATGGTACTTTGGCTACGGCCGCGTATTTATGAAGTGCTAGTTGAATATAGTAGTTATATTTTAGTTGGTTACATCGTTGTCTATCTTTCTAACTCATGGTTTTCTGCGTTTAGTTCATCGGTTGATTTACTGTGGAAAATGAGCTTATCTGTGATTTTAATAGCCTGCTGTAAGCGTCATCTATCGAAGAGGAATAGGTGGTTAAATATGTTTGCTCATTTGAGCTTTTATCTGTTTTTTGTGCATGGCTATTTTATTGGTGTGATTAGAATTTTGTATAAACACTTTAATACTGAAGTGAGCGGAATTATTGCGGCATCGGCCAGTTTCTCAATCACAATATTATTGTCGTTATTGTCTTTTGTTATCATTAAACTGATTTTAAAGGAAAAATCGAAAATGTTTGTTGGTTTATAG
- a CDS encoding LysE family translocator: protein MFGVTELWLFVVSGIMLNLIPGPDSLYVIGRSVGQGFRAGSVGAFGIGAGTLVHILAAAFGLSAILATSAMAFTVVKVIGCIYLLYIGFSMLLSKNKVANADIEASAENKNTPLSNIFFQGFLTNVLNPKVALFFLAFVPQFIAMDYPDKAMSFIFLGVIFNINAMIWCHILAWSSSSISGKVKHNQQLTTYLTTYLTKLTGGLFLFFGVKLAMSKQG, encoded by the coding sequence ATGTTCGGAGTAACAGAACTGTGGTTATTTGTGGTATCAGGTATCATGTTAAACTTGATCCCTGGTCCTGATTCTTTATATGTTATTGGCCGTAGCGTAGGCCAAGGTTTCCGTGCAGGTTCTGTCGGTGCATTTGGTATTGGTGCTGGCACCTTGGTACATATTCTTGCAGCTGCGTTTGGCCTGTCGGCTATTTTAGCCACATCGGCGATGGCATTTACTGTTGTTAAAGTAATTGGCTGTATTTATTTGCTATATATTGGTTTCAGTATGCTGTTATCAAAGAATAAAGTCGCTAATGCTGATATTGAAGCTAGTGCCGAAAATAAAAATACACCGTTATCAAATATCTTCTTTCAAGGTTTTTTAACCAATGTGTTAAATCCCAAAGTAGCCTTGTTCTTTTTAGCTTTTGTCCCGCAATTTATTGCCATGGATTACCCAGATAAAGCGATGTCATTTATTTTTCTTGGGGTTATTTTTAATATTAACGCTATGATCTGGTGTCATATTTTAGCTTGGTCATCATCGTCGATTAGCGGTAAGGTTAAACATAATCAGCAATTAACGACTTATTTAACGACTTATTTAACGAAACTCACAGGTGGTTTGTTTCTGTTTTTCGGTGTTAAATTAGCGATGAGTAAACAAGGCTAA
- a CDS encoding DUF3568 domain-containing protein — protein sequence MKKSLIILFFMTLISGCAGLGVATVGAVMYYKSQNHEVATVDIKASANNVYNTALNIVNSNPDVEIENQDDSAMLLDIRQADTAATLKVAKINSNISQLTISADASVNNGVSRVLEGVFRICKELNVECELNNQ from the coding sequence ATGAAAAAAAGTCTCATCATTTTATTCTTTATGACATTAATTTCTGGTTGTGCAGGGCTGGGCGTAGCGACTGTAGGTGCCGTTATGTATTACAAGAGTCAAAACCATGAAGTAGCAACTGTCGATATTAAGGCATCTGCTAATAACGTTTATAATACTGCGCTTAATATTGTTAATAGTAATCCTGACGTAGAGATTGAGAATCAGGACGATTCTGCAATGCTGTTAGATATTCGCCAGGCGGATACCGCAGCCACTCTTAAAGTCGCGAAAATTAATAGCAATATTTCTCAGCTTACAATCAGTGCTGATGCGAGTGTTAATAATGGCGTCAGTCGTGTTCTAGAGGGAGTATTTAGAATCTGTAAGGAACTTAATGTGGAATGCGAATTGAATAACCAGTAA
- a CDS encoding porin, whose translation MNNTNKALSFTLATLVSTSAFADTIDTDDFSFGGRVEGWGGLVDSTYEDNLRVRLNGQGKHQINGSIKAVGKLEFEATGTQSSSDHISDYTRYAYVGAETAYGTLTYGTQDNAVTYLTDFTDMAEIFSGYTNTGIVASNDRAEDTVLYSLTKGDFKFNASANLRGNVSGGGVMLAYQLREDIEVSAGYAGTESNLYSPNSSDVYMLGARYTKDSFLLSGLVQQGTINGADFDAVDAFASYDFGENKVSVSYNYLSADNAPNQYINFVAFEYGRYIGDLALYTGYKVALSTDTSAGGSNADEFMLGARYSF comes from the coding sequence ATGAACAACACAAATAAAGCACTATCTTTCACATTGGCAACACTTGTATCTACGTCAGCTTTTGCTGATACGATAGACACCGATGATTTTTCTTTTGGTGGGCGAGTTGAAGGATGGGGAGGGCTTGTTGATAGTACTTATGAAGATAATTTACGTGTTCGTTTGAATGGTCAAGGTAAGCACCAAATTAATGGTTCTATCAAGGCGGTTGGTAAATTGGAATTTGAGGCTACAGGAACACAGTCTTCATCTGATCATATTAGCGATTATACACGTTATGCATATGTTGGTGCAGAAACTGCTTACGGAACGTTAACATATGGTACGCAAGATAACGCTGTTACATATCTAACTGATTTTACCGACATGGCTGAAATTTTTAGTGGTTATACAAACACTGGCATTGTAGCAAGTAACGATAGGGCTGAAGATACAGTTCTTTATAGCCTGACCAAAGGTGATTTTAAATTCAATGCATCAGCTAACCTAAGAGGAAATGTAAGTGGCGGCGGCGTGATGCTTGCTTATCAACTACGCGAAGATATTGAAGTTAGCGCTGGTTATGCGGGTACAGAATCAAATTTGTATAGCCCAAACTCATCAGATGTATACATGCTTGGTGCTCGTTATACTAAAGATAGTTTTTTACTTTCAGGCTTAGTACAGCAAGGAACTATAAATGGTGCAGACTTCGATGCCGTTGATGCATTTGCATCTTATGACTTTGGTGAAAATAAGGTGAGTGTTTCGTATAATTATTTAAGTGCTGACAATGCGCCCAATCAATATATTAATTTCGTAGCATTTGAATATGGCCGTTATATTGGTGACTTAGCGCTATATACTGGCTACAAAGTCGCACTAAGCACGGATACTTCAGCGGGGGGCAGCAATGCAGATGAATTCATGTTGGGTGCGCGTTATTCTTTTTAA
- a CDS encoding extracellular solute-binding protein: protein MKKRLIIGILASLLSNTSMAETNITWWHAMSGQLGETVNTIARDFNASQDEYKIKPVYKGSYVETLTAGIAAYRAGQAPNILQVADVGAATIINARGVAKPVEDILVESGYAFNNQDYIAGVRNFYADSNGKMIGMPFNSSTPVLYYNKDILNKVGVNAPQTYEEMEQVAEKLKAQGYATFSQSLTPWIMFENFKSRHNLPVANKNNGFDAPASKLMINTPDMQMHFNKLKEWSDNGYYKYYGSDWDANQIPFEKQQVAMWMGSSGSFGGLRNRVDFKLGTTYLPYWKSINKDAGRTFIGGAALFAIDGKPKKEQQAAAAFFSFLTSPETQMFWHKSTGYVTVTKAAYALTKKSGYYQEQPDAEVGVKQLSLAGGEWTRGYRLGFYSQIQEVMHREFDNVFANRTSVEKALNNIDKESQVILNRFARTVR from the coding sequence ATGAAAAAGCGATTGATAATCGGAATTTTGGCTTCATTACTATCAAACACAAGCATGGCAGAGACCAACATTACCTGGTGGCATGCAATGAGTGGTCAACTTGGTGAAACAGTAAATACAATTGCTCGTGACTTTAACGCGTCTCAGGACGAATACAAAATCAAGCCCGTATACAAAGGATCATATGTTGAAACGCTCACCGCTGGTATTGCAGCTTACAGAGCAGGTCAAGCGCCGAACATACTACAAGTTGCAGATGTCGGTGCCGCGACGATCATTAATGCACGAGGTGTAGCGAAACCAGTAGAAGATATTTTGGTTGAGTCTGGTTATGCGTTTAACAATCAAGACTATATTGCAGGTGTTCGTAATTTTTACGCTGACAGTAACGGTAAAATGATTGGCATGCCTTTCAACAGTTCGACACCTGTACTTTATTACAATAAAGATATCCTAAATAAGGTCGGTGTTAACGCACCTCAAACCTATGAAGAAATGGAACAAGTCGCAGAGAAACTAAAAGCACAAGGTTACGCCACGTTTTCACAATCGCTGACACCTTGGATCATGTTCGAAAATTTCAAGTCTCGTCATAACTTACCCGTCGCGAATAAAAATAATGGCTTTGATGCACCTGCAAGCAAACTTATGATCAATACGCCTGATATGCAGATGCACTTTAACAAATTAAAAGAATGGTCTGACAACGGCTATTACAAATATTACGGCTCAGATTGGGATGCAAACCAAATACCGTTTGAAAAGCAGCAAGTCGCCATGTGGATGGGGTCATCAGGCTCATTTGGTGGTTTACGAAATCGGGTTGACTTTAAGTTAGGCACAACCTACCTACCGTATTGGAAATCAATTAATAAAGATGCGGGTCGTACGTTTATTGGTGGTGCGGCTTTATTCGCTATTGATGGTAAACCGAAGAAAGAACAGCAAGCTGCAGCCGCATTCTTTAGCTTCTTAACCAGTCCTGAAACACAAATGTTTTGGCATAAGTCAACGGGTTACGTAACCGTAACAAAAGCGGCTTATGCGCTAACCAAAAAATCAGGTTACTACCAAGAACAACCAGATGCAGAAGTGGGCGTTAAACAACTTAGCCTAGCCGGTGGTGAATGGACACGAGGGTACCGTTTAGGTTTCTACTCACAAATCCAAGAAGTCATGCATCGTGAATTTGATAACGTATTTGCTAACCGAACTTCGGTAGAAAAAGCGCTTAACAATATCGATAAAGAAAGCCAGGTTATCCTAAATCGTTTCGCTCGAACTGTGCGATAG
- a CDS encoding ABC transporter permease subunit, producing MEQRQQFTHSALPYILLVPQIAIIAVFFFYPAAEAVYLSFMLEDPWGLSSTFVGLENYSIIFNSAEYLKSVFFTLGFAVVVSFLSLAIALLLAVKANNILHGKSAYKITLTWVYAVAPAVAGIMGGFIFNPHIGVFTDIFASLGWDFSLYTNPFDATFVLVLVSVWKQVSVNFIYFLAGLQSISYAVNEAAMLDCESDRRRFWTITFPLLAPTGFFLLVINLTYAFFETFGVIDTLTSGGPGGGTTSLVYKIYRDGFIGTDLGGSAAQSVVLLVLVLLLTWVQFKFIEKRVHY from the coding sequence GTGGAACAACGCCAACAATTTACCCACTCGGCATTGCCTTATATTCTTTTAGTACCACAAATTGCAATTATCGCTGTGTTTTTTTTCTATCCAGCCGCTGAAGCCGTTTATCTATCATTTATGTTAGAAGATCCTTGGGGTCTATCATCTACATTTGTCGGATTAGAAAACTACAGCATTATTTTTAATTCAGCTGAATATTTAAAATCTGTCTTTTTCACCCTTGGCTTTGCCGTAGTGGTCTCCTTTCTATCTTTGGCTATTGCCTTACTGCTCGCGGTTAAAGCCAACAATATCCTACATGGTAAAAGTGCTTATAAAATAACGTTAACCTGGGTGTACGCGGTTGCGCCTGCTGTGGCAGGTATTATGGGTGGCTTTATCTTTAATCCACACATTGGTGTATTCACCGATATTTTTGCCAGTTTAGGTTGGGACTTTAGCTTATATACCAACCCTTTTGACGCGACATTTGTCTTAGTCTTAGTCTCGGTGTGGAAACAAGTATCCGTCAATTTCATCTACTTTTTGGCCGGTTTACAGTCCATTTCATATGCGGTAAATGAAGCTGCAATGCTGGATTGCGAAAGTGATCGCCGTCGATTCTGGACCATCACCTTCCCGCTGCTTGCACCAACGGGGTTCTTTTTACTTGTCATCAACTTAACCTATGCCTTTTTTGAAACCTTCGGGGTTATCGATACCTTGACGTCAGGTGGACCTGGCGGCGGTACAACATCACTGGTATATAAAATTTATCGCGATGGCTTTATTGGTACCGATCTCGGTGGCAGCGCAGCACAATCTGTAGTGCTACTGGTTTTAGTATTGCTATTAACTTGGGTTCAATTCAAGTTTATCGAAAAACGCGTGCATTATTAA
- the ugpE gene encoding sn-glycerol-3-phosphate ABC transporter permease UgpE, producing the protein MKQNQWLDHVILIIGALFMIIPIWLIFASSTHSPNTIISDGLQWLPGGNFSAVYSEVWSKSIGFSSGVNAKSMIINSMIMGLGFAIGKIIISMMAAYALVYFRMPFASLWFWLIFVTLLLPLEVRIIPSYEVVANLGMLNSFSGLILPLIASATATFFFRQFFRTIPNELLEAAQLDNAGPVRFFIDILLPLSKTMIAAIFIIMFVVGWNQYLWPIMMTTDESYNTIVMGIKQLLSDISQSSQPRYDQAFALVIFAMLPPILVVIIFQRWFVKGLVETEK; encoded by the coding sequence ATGAAACAAAATCAATGGCTAGATCATGTGATCCTGATTATCGGTGCACTCTTTATGATCATCCCTATTTGGTTAATATTTGCCAGTTCGACACACAGCCCAAATACCATTATCAGTGATGGATTACAGTGGTTACCAGGTGGTAACTTCAGCGCAGTTTACAGTGAAGTTTGGAGTAAAAGTATTGGATTTAGCAGTGGCGTAAACGCAAAATCCATGATAATTAACTCAATGATCATGGGACTTGGCTTTGCTATCGGCAAGATCATCATTTCTATGATGGCCGCTTATGCGTTAGTTTACTTCCGTATGCCATTTGCATCGCTTTGGTTTTGGCTTATTTTTGTCACCCTACTGCTCCCTCTAGAAGTAAGGATCATCCCCTCGTACGAAGTCGTTGCTAATTTGGGCATGCTAAACAGTTTTTCGGGGTTAATCCTGCCGTTAATTGCATCGGCTACTGCAACGTTTTTTTTCCGCCAGTTTTTCCGCACAATTCCGAATGAATTATTAGAAGCGGCGCAACTCGATAATGCCGGACCAGTCCGCTTTTTTATCGATATTTTATTACCCTTATCAAAAACCATGATCGCCGCCATTTTTATCATTATGTTTGTCGTCGGTTGGAATCAATATTTATGGCCAATCATGATGACAACGGATGAAAGCTACAACACCATCGTCATGGGAATTAAGCAGTTACTGAGCGACATTAGCCAAAGTAGCCAACCGCGTTATGACCAAGCATTTGCATTAGTTATATTCGCCATGCTGCCACCAATCTTAGTCGTCATCATCTTTCAACGCTGGTTTGTTAAAGGCCTAGTTGAAACTGAAAAATAG
- the ugpC gene encoding sn-glycerol-3-phosphate ABC transporter ATP-binding protein UgpC — MLALKNLVKTYDNGHQAVKNVSVDIKQGEFIVLVGPSGCGKSSILRSIAGLESITSGEIHLNNRRIDNEKPASRDIAMVFQNYALYPHMTVYENLAYGLKNRGIDKKTIALKIEKVAATLKIADYLDRKPAKLSGGQRQRVAMGRAIVRDPQLFLFDEPLSNLDASLRAHMRLEIKKLQRELAVTSVYVTHDQVEAMTLADRIIVLNQGVIEQVGTPADVYHQPASTFVASFIGSPAMNFHQAEITDGVVKFEQQSIFLSEYAHLPAQTIQLGIRPEHALLEPSNTGLNFSLTVQAVEPLGPNQLVHGLVNDKIFTALTPEQHFSSKEILTLNVAKQHLHLFSKDGKRLLSANENTDTLAKAS; from the coding sequence ATGTTAGCACTTAAAAACTTAGTTAAAACTTATGACAACGGCCACCAAGCAGTAAAAAATGTTTCTGTTGATATTAAACAAGGAGAATTCATTGTATTAGTGGGCCCGTCTGGGTGTGGTAAATCATCAATTTTACGATCTATTGCAGGTTTAGAATCAATCACCAGCGGTGAAATACACCTCAATAATCGTCGTATCGATAATGAGAAGCCAGCAAGTCGCGATATTGCGATGGTATTCCAAAATTATGCCTTGTATCCACACATGACAGTGTATGAAAACTTAGCCTATGGATTAAAAAACAGAGGTATAGATAAAAAAACAATTGCATTAAAAATCGAGAAAGTAGCTGCTACATTAAAAATAGCGGACTATCTAGATCGTAAGCCAGCTAAGTTATCAGGTGGTCAACGCCAACGTGTTGCTATGGGTCGCGCAATTGTACGCGATCCCCAATTGTTCTTATTTGATGAGCCTTTATCTAACTTAGATGCATCATTACGTGCGCACATGCGTTTAGAAATTAAGAAGCTACAACGAGAATTAGCCGTAACCAGTGTTTATGTCACACATGATCAGGTTGAAGCAATGACGCTAGCAGACCGCATAATAGTATTGAATCAAGGTGTGATTGAACAAGTTGGTACGCCTGCCGACGTCTACCACCAGCCAGCAAGTACCTTTGTCGCGAGTTTTATTGGCAGTCCCGCGATGAATTTTCATCAGGCGGAGATTACCGATGGCGTCGTAAAATTTGAACAGCAAAGCATATTTTTATCCGAATACGCACATTTACCAGCACAGACAATCCAGTTAGGCATTAGACCTGAACATGCTTTATTAGAGCCTTCGAACACTGGATTAAATTTTTCACTTACCGTACAAGCTGTTGAACCATTAGGACCGAATCAACTCGTGCATGGTTTAGTCAATGATAAAATATTTACGGCTTTAACGCCCGAGCAACACTTCTCAAGCAAAGAAATATTAACCCTGAATGTTGCAAAACAGCACTTACACCTCTTTAGCAAAGACGGGAAACGATTATTATCGGCGAATGAAAATACGGACACATTAGCGAAAGCAAGTTGA
- a CDS encoding NupC/NupG family nucleoside CNT transporter: MQLLISLVGIVVLILCACALSENRKAIKWRTVGGALFLQAGFAALVLYSSIGQSMLGAMSSGVASVLGFADVGIQFLFGDLATEGFIFAIRVLPLVIFISALISLLYYIGVMQWVIKVIGGGIQKFLGTSRVESLAATGNIFLSQGESPLLVKPFLPKMTRSELFAVMTGGMASVAGSVLGGYAGLGVELKYLIAASFMAAPGSLLMAKLLVPEQETVTEDADVVMAKSEHSNAIDALAAGAMNGMKVAVAIGTMLIAFVSVIAMVNAGLETVGNWVNIENLTLQSVLGYIFAPLAFMIGVPEHEMLVAGSFIGQKVILNEFVAFMDFAAVKETISEHSQVIITFALCGFANIGSIAIQIGSIGVMAPERRSDVANLGFKAVLAATLANLMSAALAGIFISL; this comes from the coding sequence ATGCAGTTGTTAATTAGCTTAGTCGGTATAGTAGTACTTATTTTATGTGCTTGTGCACTTTCTGAAAATCGCAAAGCGATCAAATGGCGTACCGTTGGTGGAGCATTATTCCTACAAGCTGGTTTTGCTGCACTTGTACTTTACTCTTCTATTGGCCAGTCAATGCTTGGTGCAATGAGCAGTGGTGTGGCGAGTGTTCTTGGTTTTGCTGATGTCGGTATCCAATTCCTATTCGGTGATTTAGCGACGGAAGGTTTTATCTTTGCGATCCGCGTATTGCCTTTAGTTATTTTTATTAGTGCGCTTATTTCATTACTTTATTACATTGGTGTAATGCAGTGGGTAATTAAAGTGATTGGCGGTGGTATCCAGAAGTTTCTTGGTACAAGCCGTGTTGAATCATTAGCTGCCACGGGTAACATTTTCCTTTCTCAAGGTGAGTCTCCATTACTGGTAAAACCGTTTTTACCAAAAATGACACGTTCAGAATTATTCGCTGTAATGACGGGTGGTATGGCATCGGTTGCGGGTAGTGTACTTGGTGGTTATGCAGGTTTAGGTGTTGAACTTAAATACCTGATCGCAGCAAGTTTCATGGCGGCACCGGGCAGTTTGTTGATGGCTAAGTTATTAGTACCAGAGCAAGAAACTGTAACGGAAGACGCTGATGTTGTAATGGCAAAAAGCGAACACAGTAATGCGATTGATGCATTAGCAGCGGGTGCGATGAATGGTATGAAGGTTGCTGTGGCAATCGGTACTATGTTAATTGCATTTGTGAGTGTGATTGCAATGGTCAATGCTGGTTTAGAAACGGTAGGTAACTGGGTCAATATTGAAAACCTAACGTTACAAAGTGTGTTGGGTTATATCTTCGCTCCACTCGCATTTATGATTGGTGTGCCTGAGCATGAAATGCTTGTAGCAGGTTCATTCATTGGTCAAAAAGTGATTCTAAATGAATTTGTTGCTTTCATGGACTTCGCTGCCGTTAAAGAGACTATTTCTGAGCACAGCCAAGTTATTATTACGTTTGCATTGTGTGGTTTTGCTAACATTGGTTCTATCGCAATTCAAATCGGTTCTATCGGTGTGATGGCGCCAGAGCGTCGTTCAGATGTTGCAAACTTAGGTTTTAAAGCGGTACTAGCAGCAACACTCGCTAACTTAATGAGTGCAGCATTAGCGGGTATCTTTATTAGCTTGTAA